aaagaaaatacattattattattattattattattattattattattattattattattattattattattattattattgcatcaaAATTAGTACTGTTCAAGAATGCTTTTGTCACTCACTCTCATGTTTTATTGTGTCACCAGAGCATCTCAATGGAATTACATCCCTATTATGTCCAACATTACCGTGTAATAGTAATTAAATGACTACATTTATTTAACAGTACAATTGagtatttgaatagaatatttttttaaatgttgtcctGTAATGGCACTGAGGCTTCTAAATGATGGCACTCCTAACACCCAAGGGCACTGTGGTTTATCTGGTAACATTGCTGATAAAGCTCTTCTGAGCTCTGACGAGATTCTTACCACTAAAATGGGAACTATCATTCCTATGATGAAAAGCCCCATCCAGTTCAAGGATCCCCCAATGACAAAGGCAGCGGGCCTGGAGGACTGGTTAAATATCTCCACGGGCAGTGGGGCTGTTACTCCACCTGTAACCGGGAAAAAGAAACACTTCTAGAAGATTTCTCTTAAACATAATGCAGCAGTACCCAAGAATTCCTACTCCCTCTGTTAGTAAGCTCAACATCATTTCCCCAAGCAGCATGCAATACATATTGATTTTGATGAACACCAGGGAGGAAACATCCAGCTGAGCACGCTTGATCAATCTGTCAAGAAGAAATGCAAATGATATCCATGCATAACAAGGTTTTCATTCACCCGGAAGAAACTTAGCAGGTGGCCTTATGTGATTTTGTTCTTAAGTGATTTATTTTGCAGGATTACCAAAACGGGTTCAAAACATAAGGGAACAGACCTGGCCCGCTTCCAAAAAAgaagatgaaaacaaatataagGGCCATGCTGCAATAAGACATCCAAATGATTTGGTCctgggagaaaaagaaacacgataaatgtttttttttttcatgtagtaTAAACCAGGGGCAGCTCCAAAAAGGTACAGAGGACCACATTGGGACAGTGATGTCTTCTCACTGGTGGGTTTCAACACAAGTCCCCTCCCCCCTTTTAACATCCTTTATGATtttttactaataaaataaaagacaattgGTTTGACTTGCCAAATCCTAACTAAACCTATATTCTTGAAACTATTCCTATAAAGCATAATACAAACTGATATTAGTTATAAGATACTAATGGACATCTGCATTTATTCGGCAGTAAGATACAAATGAAAGGATGGGAGAGGGCTTACCTGAAGAAAAATGGTAACTGTCAGCAGTCCTAACACCAAAGCCATGCACCAGTACCCCCGTAATAAAAGAACTCTTCTTCCTGTACTTTCTATCAGCAGCccctgtgtttttaaagaaaaataacagtgaTTAGACAAAGCTTTAAAAGCATAAATATTCAATACAATACATAATGAAGGTTATTAAGTGTGCTTTTTTGCAGTATCCCTCATTGTAGTTAACCAACAGGGGGCAACATAGATTTCACACATCCTTTGGCATAAAGATCCTGAATGCATTAGTAATCCCTTGAATGCAGTGCTATCTGAGTATTATTATTGGCTATGAAAGTGTCACATATAAAAATGGATTCTGCTAAAACAATACCTACATTTTGGCTGGGTACTTTAAGTGCTCAGTGCAAACTAGGGGGGTTTCCTGGTGTGTAAAATCCGcatggtgctgtaaaatgctctaaaacatCCAGCTAGGGCTTATTCCAGCAGGATGTTGGCTATTCAAATAAAGTGACCATTAAAGGGTGACAGACTGTAACAGTGTTAACGCCTGATATACTCACACAAAGCAACGAGGTGAAAATTTCACAAAGCCCGGTTCCCAGAGCCACGTAGCGGACCTGGTGTATGGGAATCCCGGCTGCACAGAACACATCAAACGAGTAGAGATAGATCTGGATAAATAGAGAGGAACTCGCGGATCAGAATTACGCCAGTCTCACAAACACAGTCAACTgggataggaaaaaaaaaaacatctgccatAGCATTATCAATAGGGCCAGCCTGGACTGATTAAACATGACAACTCTGTAAGCTGATGGAGGGAGGAGCTGCTATTTCTGAACTATCACAGTCTGTAAGCTCTGCCGTCATATCCATTGAACTGACTTCCATACTGGTCAGCAGCACattaaaagtgtgtgctacatagtGGAATAAGAGGCATGTTGCAGAGTAACTGAAGAGGCAATACTGCACTCACTGCATTGACTCAATACTGCACCCACTGCACTGATTAAATACTGCACTCACTGCACTGATTCAATATTGCGCTTACTGCATTGATTAAATTCTGCACTGATTCAATACTGCACTCACTGCACTGATTCAATATTTAGCTTACTGCATTGATTCCATACTGTACTCACTGCGTTGATTCAATACTGCACTGACTGTATTGATTCAATACTGCACTCACTGCTGATTCAATACTGCACTGACTGTATTGATTCAATACTGCACTCACTGCATGATTCAATACTGCACTGACTGCATTGACTCAATACTGCACTCACTGCTGATTCAATACTGCACTGACTGCATTGACTCAATACTGCACTCACTGCATGATTCAATACTGCACTGACTGCATTGACTCAATACTGCACTCACTGCATTGACTCAATACTGAACTCACTGCATTTATGCCACAGAGCTGCAGGGTGGTGAAGGTGACAAAGATTGTCAGCAGCTGCCATCTCAGCGACCTGTCCAGGAACAGCTCCAAGACACTCTTGGACTTTTCTCCTTTGATTGCTGCGTGTTCCAGCACCATGTCATTAATCTCAGATCTGTAATCCCCCTTTCCCCACAGCAGCTGTAACGctggcagggaaaaaaagaacagtCATCAACATGAGGAAGAATATTATGAAAATGAGAAAGAAGCATGGAGAgatttgtttaattgtaatgGACCTTCACTTCTATTACAGTAGACAGAAGCCCTCCAGTGCGTTGTTTGGTTGACCAGTCATTTCATAAGTGTGGGGTTCATCATAACTGAAGTCTTGCTGTACATGTTCAATTAAAAGCATTTACTACAGATTGTACATTCATTTACTCAAATCAAAGAATAACATTTGTACATGAGTCTTTTATTTAATTGGTTTTTAAATCTACCAGTGAGTGTAAGCCTGACCCACCTTTCTCACACTGTGCCTGATCTCCCTTGTCTATGAGGAGGTAACGGGGAGTCTCTGGAAAGAAAGGCAGACTGACTAACTGAATCAGGGCTGGGATCACACTGAAGGCCAACAGGACAGGCCACAGGTCTTCAGAACCTAGAATTTCACTGATATAACAATGGAAGACAAATCATTGTAGACCGAGGCATTGCTTAAAACTGAGCACATTACTGACACACACTATATTAGTGTAGTTAGACAGCtctttaaattttgttttgtttttattgcaaaactTTCCAGAGTACAGTATGTGAACTTACTTGAGCCCAAGCAACTGGCCAGACAGTTTGCCAATGGATAGGAAGGGAAAGACAGTCATGGAGACAAGCCCACGCAGTCTCTTGGGGGCGCACTCCCCCAGATACATGGTTTGAACATTCAGACTGATGCCTGTATAGATGAAGGACAGGGAGAGCAGCAGATACACGGCGGCAGGGCACTACTTTGGTACTGAAATACGCTGTATAAAATCTTCCTTACGTGTATTATACGCACAAACCTTGACTTTTTTTTGGTGCTCATAAAAAGGGCAGCAGTCCAATTGACCTAAACACTACATTGTTTTCACAACACcgttattttaatgatttaaacaatggctgtatttagatccaccattCTTTAGATTATCGCCCTCCCTGTTAACATTGTGCGCACACACTTCCACACCAGCTTGTACCCTCTGTGATAAATGTCATTGTGTACCTGCATTAATTCCGTATAGGAATCTCCCCACCATAATCATCTCGAAAGAGTGAGCCCTTCTGCTGAGCCCCATCATCACGCCACCAGCTATGGCAACAAAATTGTTTGACAGAAGGCACCGCTTCCTACAGAAGATattgaaaacacaataaatactgtaataataataataataataataataataataataacaacagcaatGAAAGTTGTTTCTTTGAAAAGTCAACAGCATATTGCAGGCTTCTATTCAGcacattaaaattaaatgtaccattttaaaACTCCTATGGAAATAGAGTAAATAAGTTTAGAGAACAGCAGCTTCTGAAAATATGAAAGTGTTCAACCAGTCAAGTAGGATCACTCCAATGGACACGCCTACCTGCCGTACTTCACAGCGAGATGTCCTGCGTTCAGAGCTCCAATGAACCCTCCCACAGCATACAAAGAAATGATGAAGGACCAGATTAAATTGATCTTCCAGTCCTCCAGGGCAGTGCCGTAGCGCATCAGCCAAGTCTCATTCAAGAACTTCTTGATGTACTGCGGGGAAAAGAGTTGCACCTATTAGAAAGCCAAGATGAAACATCTTTATCTACTTGACTTTCAAACTCAGTAGTGCAGTCAAGGGTAAAACTTAGTTTACACACTTCTCATTTAAAGAATACAACATTTACTCACTcctactctcctgtgataagcAAATCCTGGCTATATCAAATTCGAGCTGAGGCATATTCCAGCATGTTATATAAAGCGACTCGGGTGCATTTAATGATGGGAAGAGTCTCTttaattcacaattctgcacgaCCACCAAAACTGACATGCGCGTGATCTACTGGGCATCTCTGCACTAGTGCCTATCAAGAACACCAAAAAGGATAGTTacccatgtctttttttttttttaccacaaggctacatttttttaaaaagagggcATTTATGTTTTGCTTATATCAACAAAAGATACAGTGgccatttttaaacataaaaaatgcattatttaaactgctccttcctgcatcCAGGTTTTTATTGAAGATTTTGTAACATTACAATcgtttaacattttcaaaagtaCAGTAGGACCTTGCATCTCTCTGTGAAAGAATCCAGCATTGTCTGTGAATATGAAAGAATGATCACCACTCACAGGAGATGGAGAGTTGAGAACTGATATCTGAAAGCCATACTGAAACGTCCCACCAATCCCCAGCACAAATATGGCCAGGACTAACATCGGACTGTGGCACTGCAGCAAAAGATCATTGACAAGGTTATTATTACTTTCATATGTGGtttaacaaaaatatcaaaacagcagACAGTGTTTCCAATTGTCAAAATGTTCAAATTTGTAATacaaaaagcacaacaaaatgaCATAGCATTATAAAACACACAGGAGATAAACGATACATTTGTATACATGATTTGTTTCccaaattttaccaaacaacaGGAGAGGCACATACCAGATCTGACAATGCATGAGTCATTGTAGCTTCGGGATAGCTGTTCAGCTTCTACGTTTTTAAATCTGTCTTTGCAGTTAGTTCAGTTACATAGATGCACACTGTATGAAGGTTTTCAAAACTGTTAAAGATCTCCTTTGTCCGCCACCAACTCcactgataaattatgacaaaaaCCTAAACTGAAGAAACATAACTACTCTGTTAACTAGATTAGGACAGTGTGTGAGAGGTAACCATTACCCTACATAACCATTAGCCTACATAACCATTAGCTTACATTGTTTTTAGCTGTGTCATTCTGACAGCAGTCCTGTAtttaactatttcattttttgattgtaataatatctttgtttttatatagtacctttcatagtggaccaccatcacatagcgctttacagaagtaggctgtgaactgtgcattatatgcggagtcacttgcaataggacattgatttaacatctcatcctcaggatggagcacaaggaggtgaagtgacttgttcagggtcacgcagtgagtcagttgcagaggtgggatttgaaacggtgaccttctggttacaagccctggactttaaccactggaacatgCTGCCTCGGTGACTCTAAAGTGACAGTGACAAACCAATATAAGTCACACCTTGGCATTACATTGTATCAGATTACTGTCAGGTGACAATACAGAGATGATATATATTTTGTGCAAAATGTATATTAAGAATGGATACAATTAACAGGTATAATTTACACAGTGAGATGATCTGGCTTGGTATGAATGGTTGCTTGGTCATTAAGTAGCTACAGTATAGAGGTATATTAACTCAGGAGAACAGATAGTTGAGTGCAAAGGTTAAAATGGAGTTCTTTTACTATAGCTGGGATTTTTTGTGTGCAACATTTTCCTCCAAGCCCAAGCcaagttaaaataaacagtagTATATAATACCTTGGTGTCCATTTGACACATTCTTAGGTACTTTAACCTTCTGTGTGCTCTATTGGCATGGACACAGCTTCCTTGAAGCCTGCTCACTACAGTGTTTGCAAGCCAATAGGTAAGCTCCCACTACACTTGCAGAAGTATAATGCTATATCTCTTATAAACGTTTTCCCATGCTTCTGTCATGGTTAGtttgcatttaacatagtttaccctggtttatcatgtttattaatatgctttaccgtacctcgctggtttttacaatgcttacctatgctttattacacttggtaatgcttttgctatggtcaacttttataaggaatATCTTTAAGATGGTATTAGCTTAAGAAGTTTTATTGCCTTGTGTTTTAGAATATGAAGCAAAACATCACCAAAAGAACAGTGCCCCCTATCTACTTGGATGTTTCCACAGTTTATTACACAACAGGCCCGTAGAACAAGGTTCAAGGGGGTGTGGCACCAGATTTTAGGAAAAACCCAAACAAAGTACTACTATAGAATTGTTTCTGCTACATCAATAGTGCTAATAAAGTTACAGTTTTctaatttctaaaatataaatgtgtgccATTTTTGGAAAGGCAAGAAAGTCAGATACACTATGTACAAGTATTcaagataataaataatgaaatatcaATATTCAACTTGAAagtttattgaaacaaatattaTGTGTACAAATAAAcctaaacacaatacatttttaattgaaaagcatacattttgacatttcaacttttttttttcttcccttcgTAAGACTAGTATTAAAGCATGACTGCTGGAATCAGTGGGTCCTACAAGAAACCTGTACTATACACGTTTAGTCTATTGTATTTAGGTCTGATTGACTCCACACACTCACTTTTCTAATTGCAACCACGTTGTTGATTGAGAGTGAgtgttcaaaatgtattaaaaatgtgatGGAAATAAAGTTACAAATTGTATTAATGGAAGCTAATAAAGGACAGAACATTTTAGCTTAAAGCAAGTGAAAGGACTACAATGATTTAATGGTATTAAACTAGTGGTATTCAGTACAGCACTGTTATAACTGGTTTATTCTTTTTGAAACATGTACTATTGCACCCCTTAAGGTATAGCTACAGTCAACTGTTAAATGACAATTTGCAATTCTTTACAGAGCATGTAAAATACAACATTCATTTACAGCATCCCCACATTTTACAAACTGTTGTAAATAACGCagcgaaacaaaaaaaaaaaaaaaaaaaatacaacagagtAGATGCATGCTGATCGAAGCTGTAGAAACCAATCTTCAATATCATAATGTTATGAGAAACATGGAAAAGATTTACAGTGTATGAAATGTAAGaataaaccaaacactgcacGATATTTTTATTGGGCTCGGGATGCCAAATACCCCCCTAATCttgtgtaaaacataaaaaactgcTGCAATGATCCATTGGTGGAATTGACACTGACTGTTCCTGAGGAGGAACTGGTTGCCTTTCAACCAGTACGTATCTCCACAGTGACAGAAGATTCTGTATTACCGGTGCTTTCTTGCGCTAGTCTCCGCTGCTGAAATGCCAAGAAGCTTCTCACAACTTTGTGGCAATGGCAAGTTCTTCCTTCTGCAACCCTTCCACTCGGCTCCTCCTTCCCTTGAAGTTCAGTTTGTTAAAGTCCTCTGCGATCTCCAGCATGGTTTTTCCCTTGGTTTCAGGAACAAACAGAAGCGTGAATGCGGCCGCTAAGACACAGTACATCGTGAAGATCAGGAAGCAGAACCGGCCCATCAGTGCCTGGGAAAGAAGAAACGACAAACTATAGAGATACCCACAACATGCAAGCAGCATGCCAGCTATACTGaatcaagttttaaataaatttaaacaaattTGCTTTATCTACAGTAGGAGATGTCTAACTGACTAAAACAGGTGATCCCTGTGGTGCAGTAAAGTGGTCAAAGTCAtcaaagtttttaaaacaaaatgcaaaaaagaaaattaaactgtcAATACAACCTTAAGTAACAAGCAATGTTATCTTCAAGTTAGAaggttatttttcaaaatgatggCATTTTCTATTACTTTTCTAACATTATGGATCATTTAACATCTACATCCTGATACAtaatttttacctttttaatatgCTATAATttttgttctgtatgattctctctACTGCTGCCCCTGCTTAGATCATCACACTGACATACAAGTTTCAGTAAAGAAaaaggctgattgtggggaagtgaggcggggaagcatattagcgttGCGCTGCGCACCGAATGTGATCCACTGTCCATTTAAATATGTTGAATCTGGTCCAAGGTATTCGATATACCGCCTGTAAAGGGGCAAaggtcaaagaaaaaaaagctgggATGAGAGAGTTCCGTACCACAACGAATGGGAAGCACATCCCAACGAGAAACAGTCCCAGTGAGTTGCCCAGTCCGATGACGACATAAGCGGGGGCTCTCCAGGCCTGGGTAAACATGTCAGCAGGAAGAGCCATCGATGCTCCAGCTAGGGGGAAGAGTGACAAAAACAAGCAGGCTTTACATACAGAATACTGCGTTCGAATTGGACTCAATATACTTTTATCATGCTAATAGAGCagagcattattattaataataataataataataataataataataataataataataataataataataataataatatatatatgttttaaatggtaCTCACAAGGTCCTGATCCATAAATACAGATAAACATGTAGAGGAGGAACACATTGAAATATGGTATCCAGTGTCCTcgatcctaaaaaaataaatacaattaaaaagatactcaaacacactgtATGAAATAAAAGTGAATTGTTTCAGTTTAATAAAGGTATTCTGTGGTTGTTGGTAGAGCTATCAGTTGCATCCATTTTCTACATTTCAATAAACATTTGACAAGTGAAAGTAGTACTATTGAACCTGGCCCTTCGCTATTAACAAGAGCGCCATCTGGTGGGATCTTCTCAATATACACCCATCTGTCAAGCTTGGACAAATTGTGATAAACACACTGAAGCACAATTACCTTCAAGAAGAGCATTAGAACCAGAATTCCCAGCACCATCGCCATGAGAGTGTAACCAATGCCCATCAGTTTCTTCCTGCCAATGCATTCTATTAGAAATGACtggtaaaaaacaataaaaacataacaattatGAGAACACACAGGtggaatactttaaaaaaaaaattattctaaggtatttgtttgttaaacaaCCCTAAAATGATGCATACACTGCATGCAGTCAAAGCTGTCCTTACACATAGTATAATAGAAACCAGTTCTGTCAGCCCAATCCCTATTGACATGTAGTGCATCTGCTCGTCAGGAATCCCAGCGGCACTGAATATATCAAACGCATAGAAATAGATCTGCAAAGAAACAAGACACAGCTGAGGCTCTGCTCTATTACTCAGACAGTGGAGCACATGTCTGTGCCAGAGATCACTAAGGGATTTCCAGCCTACGCTCGGCTTCTCCTGGCAGGGTACTGGATCAAATCGACCTCTAATAAGTCAAAATAAATCCAGGATGTACAGTATTTCACCACTTGGATTTGGCCCTTTCCTactccctttaaaaaaatgtagtgtaattttacaattttacaaatagTTTTCAAGGATGGAAATACTACTCCCACTGCATATCACTTTGAGCAATTCCAGGTTTTATATCTGCTGGGTCACTTACTGCGTTGATGCCGCACAGCTGCACTCCGGCGCAGGGGAAGATCAGGGTCAGCATCTGCCAGCGGACAGACCTGTTTCGAAGCACTCCCAAAACCGTCTTGGCCTTCTGACCCTTCATCTTGTCCCGCTCTCTGGCCATATCCTCCAGCTCCATCTTGAAATCCTTTATACCCCAAAGCTGCATTAAAGCTGcgacacagaacacaaaaaaggaacaaagaaatgtttttttgtgcgTTCTTTTACACCCTATGGGAGTATCATGATtgatacattttgtacatttcccTCGCCTCTCGCTAGATGGCAACATCAAGCTTCCCTCTGGCGTAGTAGGGCTGAAGAGGAGTCTGCCAGGAAGGGAGTGTATATGCTTCTGGAGTGAGGCTTACCCCTGACACAGCCCTCCTCATTCCCCTTCTCTATGAAGAGATATCGCGGGGAATCGGGGAAGAAGAACAAGCCAACGAGCTGCAGCAGGGCTGGGGCGCCACTGAACGCCAGCAGGTAGGGCCACATCTCCTCACCGCCCAGCAACTCTCTGCAAATACAGTCATTGTTAGATTACCGGGTCACAGCTTGTGTTACATGAATGATCCTTAAAGGAATTAAcaaaatagcccccccccccccaacacacatacacagtacatgGTACTAGGGAAGCTAACATCCAGGGGCATTTGTTGACTCCACACCTCAATAAAAGAAATCACCTGCAGTATTCCCCCATGCTGTGGCTGTATATCCTCTGATATCTGCTTTGATCCAACAACACCATAGAACATCTCATAAAGGAGCTCTGTATTTTGAATAGA
The Polyodon spathula isolate WHYD16114869_AA chromosome 22, ASM1765450v1, whole genome shotgun sequence genome window above contains:
- the LOC121297464 gene encoding solute carrier family 2, facilitated glucose transporter member 11-like produces the protein MISWLSGLSWMLMLLTIILGLGGSFQCGFQISVMNAPSDHIQRFVNETWLKRYGTPMAESTIKLIWSIVVSIFSIGAVLGSISSGQLSVKYGRKNCLLLNNVVGLGAATLAGLSRMAGSFEMIILGRFLYGCNVGIGLNVHLMYLVESSPRELRGFMSLSSCVFIGLGKCLGQVFGLKELLGGEEMWPYLLAFSGAPALLQLVGLFFFPDSPRYLFIEKGNEEGCVRALMQLWGIKDFKMELEDMARERDKMKGQKAKTVLGVLRNRSVRWQMLTLIFPCAGVQLCGINAIYFYAFDIFSAAGIPDEQMHYMSIGIGLTELVSIILCSFLIECIGRKKLMGIGYTLMAMVLGILVLMLFLKDRGHWIPYFNVFLLYMFICIYGSGPSGASMALPADMFTQAWRAPAYVVIGLGNSLGLFLVGMCFPFVVALMGRFCFLIFTMYCVLAAAFTLLFVPETKGKTMLEIAEDFNKLNFKGRRSRVEGLQKEELAIATKL
- the LOC121297039 gene encoding solute carrier family 2, facilitated glucose transporter member 11-like, coding for MCQMDTKCHSPMLVLAIFVLGIGGTFQYGFQISVLNSPSPYIKKFLNETWLMRYGTALEDWKINLIWSFIISLYAVGGFIGALNAGHLAVKYGRKRCLLSNNFVAIAGGVMMGLSRRAHSFEMIMVGRFLYGINAGISLNVQTMYLGECAPKRLRGLVSMTVFPFLSIGKLSGQLLGLNEILGSEDLWPVLLAFSVIPALIQLVSLPFFPETPRYLLIDKGDQAQCEKALQLLWGKGDYRSEINDMVLEHAAIKGEKSKSVLELFLDRSLRWQLLTIFVTFTTLQLCGINAIYLYSFDVFCAAGIPIHQVRYVALGTGLCEIFTSLLCGLLIESTGRRVLLLRGYWCMALVLGLLTVTIFLQDQIIWMSYCSMALIFVFIFFFGSGPGGVTAPLPVEIFNQSSRPAAFVIGGSLNWMGLFIIGMIVPILVDNLDYLCFIIFLGFCFFSGVYVWFYFPETKGKTVLEITDDFQKMHSKTKTEAAETVENHKELQSVTSTKL